A stretch of DNA from Mucilaginibacter daejeonensis:
CAGGACCTGGTGTTGGTAAATGGTAATCACTTTGCGGCGAACGCACAGATCGTAGTAATAGACCCCGCCAAATCTCTTGAAGCAAAACTGGACAAGCTCACCAATGTAAGGTTGATATTGTTGACGGAAAGGGCCGAAGGCATACCCCAGTATCTAAGCGATCATCTTCCGGTAGGGCATTCTGTATCGGTACCTAAGATCAGTGACGTACTGTCGATAGCGTCGTTCATTCAAAAATATCTGGAAGAGCGTCTTACGCCAATTAAGGGATTGGTTTTAGCGGGTGGCAAAAGCACGCGCATGAAAGAAGATAAGGGCAGCATTGAATACTTTGGCAAAAGTCAGCGTGTGCATGTATATGAAATGCTGAACAAGCATTGTGCAGGTACCTATGTGTCGTACGATGATATAGCCTCCATCGATGACAACGAATCAATACCCGTGATCACTGATAGCTTTTTGGGGCTGGGGCCGTTAGGTGGTATCTTATCGGCCATGCGTACCGACCCAAACAGCGCGTGGCTTACTGTGGCCTGCGATCTGCCTTTCCTTTCTGCTGAAACCCTGGAGTACTTAGTAGCCCATCGTGATACGTCGAAG
This window harbors:
- a CDS encoding NTP transferase domain-containing protein, which translates into the protein MTTTSHHHKHPELVRPEQGNFHRNELGILGTNCGQINSLVTALMAELSPLYKVGYVDADHRSSAADDDQLLINGCSGYLMDHISHRSFDTRQVIEPFSSRAMLVHQDLVLVNGNHFAANAQIVVIDPAKSLEAKLDKLTNVRLILLTERAEGIPQYLSDHLPVGHSVSVPKISDVLSIASFIQKYLEERLTPIKGLVLAGGKSTRMKEDKGSIEYFGKSQRVHVYEMLNKHCAGTYVSYDDIASIDDNESIPVITDSFLGLGPLGGILSAMRTDPNSAWLTVACDLPFLSAETLEYLVAHRDTSKVATCFMDSNGKFPEPLITIWEPRAYAVLLQFLAQGYACPRKALINTDVAILQAPDVSEFANINNPEERQMAMQRLHPDS